In a genomic window of Azospirillum lipoferum 4B:
- a CDS encoding methyl-accepting chemotaxis protein: MMNATSQSHSAKAGPFANLRTATKIYTGFGVTLALLVGLGAVSWTGLQSSDDALRQYAGQSHVAMTVAEADTNMADALGSAEEFVSSGSPAVADRFRSDVEKFRQKLDAATARMTRASDLQAAQEIAALRQTLTGGFDRLVAARTERDQIVASVVNTLGADIRRTLSDTVKAEKDGGNLDRTVRAAEVSEQYLLVRVLVARFVAETKAEDLERIRKDLTDVTAKAEALRDGMADGPVKTKLAAAVAKLPAYRTGIERIAVLSADLKSLNSQTLGKAGKEIGDKIGMIRSQSAEFLAQLERSAAAEVKAAESRGTAVTVVALLAGLLLAWAISRAITRPLGAITGAMGRLAQGDLSVAVTDGERRDEIGALARSLQVFKTNALEVERLRKAHEESERKAAEHRRETMMQMADTFESTVKGIVDTVANAATGMRDAATALTATAHEASERSLLVASASEQASANVQTVATATEELSASIAEIGQQVENSTRIATQAVADADGADRTMRDLVTAAEQIGAVVELISGIAAQTNLLALNATIEAARAGEAGKGFAVVASEVKALATQTAKATDEIQAKVQEIQQTTGGAQKAIGGIGRTIGQMSEITTAIAAAIEEQAAATREIASSVTQAAQGTEEVSSNIAGVSSAVHETGDAAGRVHGTSHELAVEAERLRREVGTFIATVRAA; this comes from the coding sequence ATGATGAACGCCACCAGCCAGAGCCATTCCGCCAAAGCCGGCCCCTTCGCCAACCTGCGGACGGCGACCAAGATCTACACAGGCTTCGGCGTCACACTGGCGCTTCTGGTCGGGCTCGGGGCGGTATCCTGGACGGGCTTGCAGTCCAGCGACGACGCGCTCCGCCAATATGCGGGGCAGTCGCACGTCGCCATGACGGTGGCGGAGGCGGACACCAACATGGCCGACGCCCTGGGCTCGGCGGAGGAATTCGTGTCCAGCGGCTCCCCCGCGGTGGCCGACCGCTTCCGCAGCGACGTCGAGAAGTTCCGCCAGAAACTGGACGCCGCCACCGCGCGGATGACCCGTGCCTCCGACCTTCAGGCGGCGCAGGAGATCGCCGCGCTGCGCCAGACGCTGACCGGCGGTTTCGACCGTCTCGTCGCCGCGCGGACGGAGCGCGACCAGATCGTCGCCTCGGTGGTGAACACGCTGGGCGCCGACATCCGCCGCACCCTGAGCGATACCGTCAAGGCCGAGAAGGACGGCGGCAACCTGGACCGCACCGTGCGCGCGGCCGAGGTCAGCGAACAGTACCTGCTGGTCCGCGTGCTGGTCGCCCGCTTCGTGGCGGAAACCAAGGCGGAGGATCTGGAGCGCATCCGCAAGGATCTGACCGACGTGACCGCGAAGGCAGAGGCGCTGCGCGACGGGATGGCGGACGGTCCGGTCAAGACCAAGCTGGCCGCGGCCGTCGCCAAGCTGCCCGCCTACCGCACGGGGATCGAGCGCATCGCGGTGTTGAGCGCCGATCTGAAGTCGCTGAACAGCCAGACGCTGGGCAAGGCTGGCAAGGAAATCGGCGACAAGATCGGCATGATCCGCAGCCAGTCCGCCGAATTCCTGGCGCAGCTGGAACGCAGCGCCGCCGCCGAGGTCAAAGCGGCCGAATCGCGCGGCACGGCGGTGACCGTGGTCGCCCTGCTGGCCGGCCTGCTGCTGGCCTGGGCGATCTCGCGCGCCATCACCCGGCCGCTCGGTGCCATCACCGGGGCGATGGGGCGTCTGGCCCAGGGCGACCTGAGCGTTGCCGTCACCGATGGCGAGCGCCGGGACGAGATCGGCGCTCTCGCCCGCTCGCTCCAGGTCTTCAAGACCAATGCGCTGGAGGTGGAGCGCCTGCGCAAGGCGCATGAGGAGAGCGAACGCAAGGCCGCCGAGCATCGCCGCGAGACCATGATGCAGATGGCCGACACCTTCGAAAGCACGGTGAAGGGCATCGTCGACACCGTCGCCAACGCCGCCACCGGCATGCGCGACGCCGCCACCGCGCTGACCGCCACCGCGCATGAGGCGAGCGAGCGTTCGCTGCTGGTCGCCAGCGCGTCGGAACAGGCCTCGGCCAACGTGCAGACCGTCGCCACCGCGACGGAGGAGCTGTCGGCCTCCATCGCCGAGATCGGCCAGCAGGTGGAGAACTCCACCCGCATCGCCACCCAGGCGGTGGCCGATGCCGACGGGGCCGACCGCACCATGCGCGACCTGGTGACCGCCGCCGAGCAGATCGGCGCGGTGGTGGAGCTGATCAGCGGCATCGCAGCGCAAACCAACCTGCTGGCGCTGAACGCCACCATCGAGGCGGCGCGGGCGGGCGAGGCCGGCAAGGGCTTCGCCGTCGTGGCGAGCGAGGTGAAGGCGCTGGCCACCCAGACCGCCAAGGCGACGGACGAGATCCAGGCCAAGGTGCAGGAAATCCAGCAGACGACCGGCGGCGCCCAGAAGGCCATCGGCGGCATCGGCCGGACCATCGGCCAGATGAGCGAGATCACCACCGCCATCGCCGCCGCCATCGAGGAACAGGCCGCCGCCACGCGGGAGATCGCCAGCAGCGTCACCCAGGCCGCCCAGGGCACCGAAGAGGTGTCGAGCAACATCGCCGGCGTCAGCTCCGCCGTTCACGAGACCGGCGACGCCGCCGGCCGCGTCCACGGCACCTCGCACGAACTGGCCGTCGAGGCGGAGCGGCTGCGCCGGGAGGTCGGGACCTTCATCGCGACGGTGCGGGCGGCGTAA
- a CDS encoding SDR family NAD(P)-dependent oxidoreductase, whose amino-acid sequence MTATEFADWPADLLAQEFRGKRVLVTGSSRGIGAAVAAAFARLGAHVAIHGRDAAALEAVAAGMGAGMGAEVVPLAGDFADKAEVRRVVESAVDRLGGLDVLINNAGTMLGRVALGDIDDDFLQRQFDLNAASALIASRTALPALVASTGAIVNTGSISGRTGGSAGSSLYSAAKAFQASLARSLATELAPHGIRVNAVSPGTVDTDFHQRYSTPDKLAQTAARIPLKRLGTAQDCVGAYLFLASGRLAGYITGQVIEVNGGQFYN is encoded by the coding sequence ATGACCGCGACCGAATTTGCCGATTGGCCCGCCGACCTGCTGGCGCAGGAGTTCCGCGGCAAGCGGGTTCTGGTGACCGGCAGCAGCCGCGGCATCGGCGCCGCGGTGGCGGCGGCCTTCGCCCGGCTCGGCGCCCATGTCGCCATCCACGGCCGCGACGCGGCGGCGCTGGAGGCCGTGGCGGCGGGGATGGGGGCGGGCATGGGGGCGGAAGTGGTCCCGCTGGCCGGCGACTTCGCCGACAAGGCGGAGGTCCGCCGGGTGGTGGAAAGCGCGGTCGACCGGCTGGGCGGGCTGGACGTGCTGATCAACAATGCCGGCACCATGCTGGGCCGGGTGGCGCTGGGCGACATCGACGACGACTTCCTGCAGCGGCAGTTCGACCTGAACGCCGCCTCCGCCCTCATCGCCAGCCGGACGGCGCTGCCGGCGCTGGTCGCGTCGACGGGGGCAATCGTCAACACCGGCTCCATCTCCGGCAGGACCGGGGGCAGCGCGGGGTCGTCGCTCTACAGTGCCGCCAAGGCCTTCCAGGCCAGCCTCGCCCGCTCGCTGGCGACGGAGCTGGCGCCGCACGGCATCCGCGTCAACGCCGTGTCTCCCGGCACCGTCGACACCGATTTCCACCAACGCTACTCGACCCCGGACAAGCTGGCGCAAACCGCGGCGCGCATCCCGCTGAAGCGGCTGGGCACGGCGCAGGATTGCGTCGGCGCCTATCTGTTCCTCGCCTCCGGACGGCTGGCCGGCTACATCACCGGGCAGGTGATCGAGGTGAATGGAGGACAGTTCTATAACTGA